In the genome of Archangium lipolyticum, the window GTATCTCATCATCAGCGACTGGCCCGACGAGGAGACCTTCCGCCGGTTCGAGCAGAGCTGGGAGCACGCCGCGCACCTCGAGAAGCTCCGGAAGGTACGCGCCAGGGGCACCATGGAAACGATGACGGTCCTGCACCACATTCCAGGAGCGCGCGACCGATGACGGCACGGGCTCGGGTGATGCTCTTCGTCCAGGCTCCGGAGGGGAAGCGCTCCACCATCGAGGAGCTCTACAGGCAGGTCAGTGGTGTCCTGGATGG includes:
- a CDS encoding antibiotic biosynthesis monooxygenase family protein; protein product: MYDKIFRVELTMDVQPGTEQEFERVWLEVGQTVADHPDNISQWLSASRESPGKYLIISDWPDEETFRRFEQSWEHAAHLEKLRKVRARGTMETMTVLHHIPGARDR